In Erpetoichthys calabaricus chromosome 15, fErpCal1.3, whole genome shotgun sequence, one DNA window encodes the following:
- the LOC127525948 gene encoding uncharacterized protein LOC127525948: protein MTGKGRELADMMERRKVDILCVQETKWKGSKARWIGGGFKLFYHGVDGRRNGVGIILKEQYVKSVLEVKRVSGRVMIMKLKIGGVMMNVVSAYAPQVGCAMGEKEDFWSELDEVMNSVPKGQKVAIGVDFNGYVGERISGDKEVMGRSEDSGFCQKMDMAVVNTYFKKREEHRVTYKSGGRCTQVDYILCRRVDLKEIEDCKVVAGESVVKQHRMVVCRMMLEIKKRKRVRVEPRIKWWKLKK, encoded by the coding sequence atgactggtaaggggagagagttagcagatatgatggagagaaggaaggttgatatattgtgcgtgcaagagactaaatggaaggggagtaaggccaggtggattggaggtggattcaaattgttttatcatggtgtggatgggaggagaaatggagtagggattATTcttaaggaacagtatgtcaagagtgttttggaggtgaaaagagtgtcaggcagagtaatgattatgaagctgaaaattggaggtgtgatgatgaatgttgttagtgcatatgcaccgcaagttgggtgtgcaatgggtgagaaagaagatttttggagtgagttggatgaagtgatgaacagtgtacccaagggacagaaagtggcgattggagtggatttcaatgggtaTGTTGGTGAAAGAatcagtggagacaaggaggtgatgggtaggtcagaggatagtggattttgccaaaagatggacatggctgtggtgaatacatattttaagaagagggaggaacacagggttacgtacaagagtggaggaagatgcacacaggtagattacatcctatgcagaagagttgatctgaaggagattgaagactgcaaagtggtggcaggggaaagtgtagttaagcagcataggatggtggtctgtaggatgatgttggagatcaagaagaggaagagagtgagggtagagccaaggatcaaatggtggaagttgaaaaagtaa